The Erwinia billingiae Eb661 nucleotide sequence GTTTCGCGGTGGTCAGATGGCGGTGTAATTCACAGCTCGCCTCAACGTCATTGCGGCTGATGATCGCGGTGAGGATCGCCATATGCTCCTCCAGCGCGACGATATTGCGCTGCTTTAAATCGCTTTCATCCCACTGATAATGCGAATGGAAAATCACCGAAATGATCTCCAGCGACTGATCAATAAACGGGTTATCCGCCGCGGAGAGGATCAGCTGATGCATTTCGCGATCCAGCTGGGCAAACATCCGGTAACTGCTGGCGATGGTGTCGCGCATCTCGCGGTGGCGGCTGAGCAGGTCACGCGCTTTTATCCAGCGTTCATCATCGGCAGGAAGATTGAGAAAACGGTTCAGGGCGTGCGTCTCCAGCATTTCCCGCAGCTCAAACAGTTTTTCTGCATAACGCCGGTCGAACTTCTTCATCAGCCAGTGGCCGCGACGGGTGCTTTCAATCAGGTTATAGCGGCTGAAGCGCAGCAAAAACTCCCTTACCACTACCGGACTGACCCCCACCTGCTGCGCCAGCTGCAGTTCGGTAAAGCTTTCGCCGGCTGACAAGGTTTTCTGGTTGATCATCTGGAAAAACGCCTGCTCGAACTGCCGGGCCTGTTCATCCAGCGAGGTGCTGACCGCATCAAAGCCGTCGTCCTGGCTGGGCTGACGCACGATCAGATACTGGTCTTCCACCTTATCCAGCACGCCACGTTCATGCAGATGCGCCAGCGTATGGCGAACCGTGGTGCGGCTGACGTTAAACATCTCCGCCAATGCTGCCTGCGGTGGCAACGGCGAGCGGATATGCTGGCTGGCGATGCCTTCCAGCATCTGATTGACCACGTTGTGGCGAAGGTTTTGCGTGCGGCTCATGGCTTCTCCTGATTTTTATCCATTAAAAACCAATTCAGGCCCGATAAAGGCGCGTTCAGTCACAAATCCGGTTGTGCACCCTGCGCGGCGGCCCGGTTTTATTCCATAACTCAGGCCAGACAACGGAGAAAAACCCATGACCATGATGACCACGCTGGTGATCCAGCAGCCGAAAGAGATGTCCTACCAGCAGCGCGCGAAACCCCATGCCGCGCCGGGTGAAGCCCTGCTGAAGATTGTGACTGCCGGCATCTGCGGCACCGATATCCACGCCTGGGCAGGCAATCAGCCCTTCTTCAGTTATCCCCGCGTACTCGGCCACGAGCTGTGCGGTGAGGTTGTGGCGCTGGGTGCCGGCGCACACCGCTTCCGCGTCGGTCAGAAAGTCTCGGTGATCCCTTACCTCTCCTGCGGCAGCTGTGGCGCCTGCGAAAGCGGCAAAACCAACTGCTGTGAGAAAATTTCAGTGATTGGTGTCCATCAGGACGGCGGTTTTTGTGACTACCTCAGCGTGCCGGAAAGTAATCTGCTGGATGTCACCGGCGTCGATGCGGAAGCCGCGGCATTAATCGAACCCTTTGCCATCAGTGCTCATGCCGTTCGCCGTGCGGCGATTCAGCCCGACGAAAGCGTACTGGTGGTCGGTGCCGGTCCGATCGGACTGGGCGTAGCCGCCATCGCCAATGCCGCTGGCGCGCGGGTGGTGGTTGCCGATACCAGCCCGTTCCGCCGCTCCCACGTCGAAAAAAATCTGGCACTGCCGGCGCTGGATGCTGCCGCCGCTGATTTCGAACAGCAGCTGCGGGGGCAGTTCTCCGGCCGCCTGCCGGGCAAGGTGATTGATGCCACCGGTAACCCGCACGCCATGAACAACTGTGTCTCGCTGATTGCCCACGGCGGCAGCATCGTGTTTGTCGGTCTGCACAAAGGCGACATCCAGATCCCGGATACCGATTTCCATAAGAAAGAGACCACGCTGATGGGCAGCCGTAATGCCACTCAGGAAGATTTTGAGAAGGTCGCGCAGTTAATGGCCGCAGGCAAAATCAGCGCAGAGATGATGTTGAATAAACGCTTTGAGTTTGCCGATCTGGCGGAGGTGTTTGAAGCGGACGTGATTAACAATCGGGAATTAATTAAAGGTGTGATTCATTTCTGAGAGCATTGCTGACAGCGCGGGGAAAACGGTGGTTCCCCCGCGTTGCCGGTCAGGTGGTTAACAGCGTATGCAGCGCCTGCAAATCCCGCTTTACCCACTCAATATCCTGCGCAAACTTATCTTCAGACATTAGTGACTGTCGAAACACGGTGATAAACACCGTCGCCCCGGCTTCATTCCCCACCACGCGCATCGGCACATACACTTCCTTGCCAAAACCGCTATCGACGTAATGATCCATCACGCCCCAGGGGTTGTGCTCGGTAAAACGCAGTTTCACCACGCCGTTCGGGCCGTTGGCTTTCCAGTGCGTGCTTTCCCTGACCAGCGATGACTGGCTAAGGCCGGAGGCCCACTTCGGGAAGAATTCGGGTTTCCAGATGGTTTCGTACAGGTCTACCCAGTTACGGGGGATGGTCACATTGACGGTTTGCGATGGCAGCACAGCTCCTCCTGCATCTTTTTAAGCGACAGCAGATTTAAGCACCCGCAGCGGGAGAGAGAAAGCGGCAGAGCGCCGATCTGTTAACTCCATCGGACATTCGTTGACGGCTGCGGCAAAAACCGCCAATCGTTTGCGCAGCGCGGCGCAGTTCGGTCAGATGCCGGCTCAGTGTTCGGCGTGAATTTGCGCCTCACACTGGCGCGCCAGCTCCCACAGCCTGGTGCGGATCACCTGCTTAAGTTGCAGCGTCGACTGCGATTGTGGCCGGTCGCGGCGGCTGATCAGCATCACCTCAAACGGTAACGGCTGGGCGATCGGCAACACCCGCAGCTGATCGGCATAGCGGCGGCCGGTAAACAGGTCGGCAATCCCCACGCCACCGCCGGCCAGCACCATATCGGCGATCACCGAATAGGTCTTGATATACAGCGAATTGGCCGGTTGCAGCGCCTTATCCCGCAGCGCACGGTGCAGCACATGGCCCAGCGGATCTTCCTGCTGCATCATCAGCAAATTGTTCTGGCATAGCCATTCGAGCGTGACCGCCGAGGTCTGCTCTGAATCCGCCGGCAACAGGGCCACCATTGACGAGTGAAACAGCGGCTCTGATACCAGTTCTCCCGGCACCTGCTGACCAAACACCAGCGCAAAATCAAGCCGATCCTCCAGCAAGTTCTGGCACAGTGTACTGAAATGCTCGGTCACCAGGTCGACGTTGACGAAGCCGTTTTGTCGGCGATATTCCACCATCGCCGGGGCGAGGATCATCTGGCCAAAAGCATGGGCCGCGCCCACCCGCACCGTCTGGCCTTCACCGCGTCGCAGCTGCTCCGTTAACACGCCGATCGCCTGCAGACGGCCATACAGCTCGCGGATCTCCGGGATCAACCGTTGCGCCTCCAGCGTCGGGATCATTCCCTGGCTGTGCCGTTCAAACAGGGTAAAGCCGAGCTGTTGCTCGGCATGGTTCAGCACCCGACTGACGTTCGGCTGTGAGACGTTAAGCTGCCGCGCCGCCGCACTGATGCTGCCGGCCTCCACAATCGCCTGGAAAACCTCAATATGGCGCAGGCGCATGGTTATTCACCCCAGGTGGCTTCCAGCACGCGGATCCAGTTGCCGTAGCAAATTTTTTCCAGCAATGGCCGGTCGTAGCCGTGCTCGCTTAACGCCCTGACCAGCAACGGCAATCCCGCCACGTCTTTCATGTCCGGTGGCAGCGTGGTGCCGTCAAAATCCGATCCAAAACCGACGTTATCTTCACCTACCTTTTCAACCAGATAATCCACGTGGCGGACGATTTCCAGCACCGTGGCATCGTCGGCTTTTTTACCGTCGCCGCGCAGGAAGCTGGTGCCAAAATTCACCCCGACAAAACCGTTGGTTTCGCGGATGGCCGCCAGCTGGCGATCGGTCAGATTACGCGACTGCGGGCACAACGCATGGGCGTTGGAATGGCTGGCCACCAGCGGCGCGTCGCTGATTTTCGCCGTTTGCCAGAAGCCCTTCTCATCCATGTGCGACAAATCCACCATGATGCGCTTGTGATTACAGGCGCGAACCAGCCTTAATCCCGCGTCCGTCAGGCCGTTGCCGATATCCGGCGATGAAGGGAAACGGAACGGCACGCCGTCACCAAAAATATTTGGCCGGCTCCACAGCGGGCCCAGCGTGCGCAAACCGGCGGCATACAGCACCTCCAGCAACGCCAGGTCTTCATCCAGCGCTTCTGCTCCCTCGATGTGCATCACCATGGCGATTGCACTGTCCTGCATGCATTGACGAATATCTTTCGCCGTGCGGCAGATGCGTGCCGCGCCGCCCGACTGCTGCTCAATGCGCAATAAGGTGGCAATCATCGACAGGGTGATTTCCAGCGCCTCTTCCCGCGATGGCGTCGGTTCTATCTCATTGTATTCCGGCACCGATCGGTTTTTTCTGACAGCTGGCGCGCTTCTTGCACTGGATCCAGCCGAAGGCACATACGCCGCGAATAAACCGCCTGCAAAACCGCCCTGCTTCATGCGTGGCAGGTCCATCTGGCCCGCAGCCGGACCGTTGAGAAAAGCGGAAGCGGGATCGTCCTGATGGGACAGCCACAGGCGCATCAGGAGATCGTTATGGCCGTCAAAGACGGGCACGGTCACGGCATCAGAACGCAGTTGTTGCATGGGGGAATTCCGCTCTCAGGTTAGGGGATTAACGGTGCGCCATGCTGAAGCAGGTTGCACCAGCAAAGCGCAGGCTGCTTCGCGCAGCAAAAAAAGGCTTCTCCTTTCAGTACTACCCGAGATCGTCGGTAGCTGTCAAGACAGAAAGCACAATAAAATTCATTATTTTTCTTTAATTTCAATATGTTGGAGATACCATGGTTACCAGAAGACGTTTTCTTGCAGGATGCAGTGCGGTTCCTTTTCTCTCTTACCTCTCTCTGAACAGCGCCTTTGCCGCCACCCCACCTTCGATGCTGGTGATGGCGATGCAGCTCGACAACATGACCAGCCTGGATCCGGCCGAAAGCTTTGAAGCCATCGGCTCTGAAGTCTGCGGTAACCTCTATCAACGCCTGGTGATGCCAAATCCGGCTAAGCCGAATGAAGTGATGGGCGAACTGGCGAAAAGCTGGGACGTTAGCAGCGACAGCAAGACCTTCACCTTCCATCTCGACCCGGCGGTTAAATTCGCCGACGGCAGCCCGATGACCGCCGATGATGCCGCCTTCTCGCTGCAACGCGTGGTGAAGCTGGATAAGAGCCCGGCCTTTATCATCAACCAGTTCGGCTTTACCAAAGACAACGTTGACCAGATGATTGTGGCGAAAGATGCCCACACGCTGGTGCTGAACCTGGCGGAACCCGCCGCCGAAACCTTCCTGCTGTACTGCCTGTCCGCGCCGGTGGGCAGCATCGTGCAGAAGAAAACCGCGCTGGCAAATCAGGCCGGCGACGATCAGGGCAATGCCTGGATCAAGCAGCACAGCGCCGGCAGCGGCCCGTTCACCCTGCGCGCGTGGAAAGCCAGCGAGAGCATTATTCTGGAGAAAAACGACAACCATCCGTCAACAAGCACCATTAAACGGGTGATCGCCAAACATATTATCGACCCGTCCGCCCAGCTGCTGATGCTGCAAAAAGGCGATGTGGATATCGCCCGCGACCTGACCACCGAGCAGCTTAAGCCGCTGATGGGCGACACGAATTTCCACGTGGTGCAGCAGATGGTCGGCACCCTGATGCTGATGTCCTGCAACACCAAAAACGAACATTTGCAGAAGCCGCAGGTCTGGCAGGCGCTGAAGTGGGCGATTGATTACGACAGCATCCAGAAAAATATCATTCCGCTGACCTACAAAGTCCATCAGAGCCTGCTGCCAGCCGGTTTCCCGGCAGCATTGAACGACCAGCCGTTTAAGGTGGATGTGGCAAAAGCGAAGGCGTTGCTGGCCGAAGCGGGTTACCCGGACGGGTTTGAGCTGACGCTGGATCACTACTCCGCCCAGCCTTTCCCGGACATTGCCCAGGCTATCCAGACGCAGCTGGGCGCTATCGGCATCAAAGTTCAGCTGATTTCCGCCGAAAACCGCCAGGTCCTGACCAAAATGCGCGCCCGTCAGCATCAGTTGGCGATCACCGCCTGGGGCGCTGACTATTTTGATCCGAACTCCAACACCGAAGCCTTCAGCGTCAATACCGATAACAGCGACACCGCCCGCGTGCGTTCCCTGGCCTGGCGTTGCAGCTGGTCCGACGAAGACTTCAACAAAATGACCGCAGCGGCCCTGCACGAAAAAGACCCGGCGAAACGTATCGCCCTCTATGAGCAGATCCAGACCATGCACCGCGAGAAGAGCCCGTTCATTTTCATGTTCCAGAAACTGAACACCTACGCCAGCACCAAAGGCGTCACCGGCATGCACATCACCGTGCTG carries:
- a CDS encoding GntR family transcriptional regulator, which encodes MSRTQNLRHNVVNQMLEGIASQHIRSPLPPQAALAEMFNVSRTTVRHTLAHLHERGVLDKVEDQYLIVRQPSQDDGFDAVSTSLDEQARQFEQAFFQMINQKTLSAGESFTELQLAQQVGVSPVVVREFLLRFSRYNLIESTRRGHWLMKKFDRRYAEKLFELREMLETHALNRFLNLPADDERWIKARDLLSRHREMRDTIASSYRMFAQLDREMHQLILSAADNPFIDQSLEIISVIFHSHYQWDESDLKQRNIVALEEHMAILTAIISRNDVEASCELHRHLTTAKQSMIRSIKQYSD
- a CDS encoding zinc-binding alcohol dehydrogenase family protein; translated protein: MTMMTTLVIQQPKEMSYQQRAKPHAAPGEALLKIVTAGICGTDIHAWAGNQPFFSYPRVLGHELCGEVVALGAGAHRFRVGQKVSVIPYLSCGSCGACESGKTNCCEKISVIGVHQDGGFCDYLSVPESNLLDVTGVDAEAAALIEPFAISAHAVRRAAIQPDESVLVVGAGPIGLGVAAIANAAGARVVVADTSPFRRSHVEKNLALPALDAAAADFEQQLRGQFSGRLPGKVIDATGNPHAMNNCVSLIAHGGSIVFVGLHKGDIQIPDTDFHKKETTLMGSRNATQEDFEKVAQLMAAGKISAEMMLNKRFEFADLAEVFEADVINNRELIKGVIHF
- a CDS encoding LysR family transcriptional regulator codes for the protein MRLRHIEVFQAIVEAGSISAAARQLNVSQPNVSRVLNHAEQQLGFTLFERHSQGMIPTLEAQRLIPEIRELYGRLQAIGVLTEQLRRGEGQTVRVGAAHAFGQMILAPAMVEYRRQNGFVNVDLVTEHFSTLCQNLLEDRLDFALVFGQQVPGELVSEPLFHSSMVALLPADSEQTSAVTLEWLCQNNLLMMQQEDPLGHVLHRALRDKALQPANSLYIKTYSVIADMVLAGGGVGIADLFTGRRYADQLRVLPIAQPLPFEVMLISRRDRPQSQSTLQLKQVIRTRLWELARQCEAQIHAEH
- a CDS encoding dipeptidase, producing MQQLRSDAVTVPVFDGHNDLLMRLWLSHQDDPASAFLNGPAAGQMDLPRMKQGGFAGGLFAAYVPSAGSSARSAPAVRKNRSVPEYNEIEPTPSREEALEITLSMIATLLRIEQQSGGAARICRTAKDIRQCMQDSAIAMVMHIEGAEALDEDLALLEVLYAAGLRTLGPLWSRPNIFGDGVPFRFPSSPDIGNGLTDAGLRLVRACNHKRIMVDLSHMDEKGFWQTAKISDAPLVASHSNAHALCPQSRNLTDRQLAAIRETNGFVGVNFGTSFLRGDGKKADDATVLEIVRHVDYLVEKVGEDNVGFGSDFDGTTLPPDMKDVAGLPLLVRALSEHGYDRPLLEKICYGNWIRVLEATWGE
- a CDS encoding ABC transporter substrate-binding protein, encoding MVTRRRFLAGCSAVPFLSYLSLNSAFAATPPSMLVMAMQLDNMTSLDPAESFEAIGSEVCGNLYQRLVMPNPAKPNEVMGELAKSWDVSSDSKTFTFHLDPAVKFADGSPMTADDAAFSLQRVVKLDKSPAFIINQFGFTKDNVDQMIVAKDAHTLVLNLAEPAAETFLLYCLSAPVGSIVQKKTALANQAGDDQGNAWIKQHSAGSGPFTLRAWKASESIILEKNDNHPSTSTIKRVIAKHIIDPSAQLLMLQKGDVDIARDLTTEQLKPLMGDTNFHVVQQMVGTLMLMSCNTKNEHLQKPQVWQALKWAIDYDSIQKNIIPLTYKVHQSLLPAGFPAALNDQPFKVDVAKAKALLAEAGYPDGFELTLDHYSAQPFPDIAQAIQTQLGAIGIKVQLISAENRQVLTKMRARQHQLAITAWGADYFDPNSNTEAFSVNTDNSDTARVRSLAWRCSWSDEDFNKMTAAALHEKDPAKRIALYEQIQTMHREKSPFIFMFQKLNTYASTKGVTGMHITVLNDNPYELVKKA